In the Paenibacillus pabuli genome, one interval contains:
- a CDS encoding cobyric acid synthase, protein MLQGTASDVGKSVITTALCRIFKQDGFRPAPFKSQNMALNSYVTEDGKEIGRAQGAQAEACGIEATTDMNPILIKPVRDMHSQIVVHGVPFAQMSASDYRQHFLPEARKTVMDALNRLRETYDIVLMEGAGSPAEINLKDRDIVNMNLAGWADSPVILISDIDRGGVFASIVGTLELLEPHEVQRVKGFIINKFRGDLSLLQPGLDWLEERTGIPVLGVLPYIRDIQIEAEDSVVLDSMRHGKSGNRELDLAVIRYPRISNFTDFDSLSREPDVNVRYVTSPEELGQPDAILLPGTKDTIGDLEFLRESGLEQAIASQTERDHVQLVGICGGYQMLGQHLKDPFAVEANQIQEARGLGWLPLSTTFLEHKQTVRASGRVQQGHSIRLYGDHDSVESVPVNGYEIHMGVTECHDAEQVSALFEIAHPGGQPFQEGWGSTDGKVWGTYLHGLFESDQFRRSWLNGLRQEKGLAPLQETYSAHERKEMEFDRVAESLRSALDMKRVYEIMGVQYRNTASTVNE, encoded by the coding sequence ATGCTGCAAGGCACGGCATCGGATGTGGGGAAGAGCGTCATTACAACGGCACTATGCCGGATATTCAAGCAGGATGGCTTCAGACCGGCCCCGTTTAAATCACAGAATATGGCGCTCAACTCCTACGTGACGGAAGATGGCAAGGAGATTGGCAGAGCACAGGGAGCGCAGGCAGAAGCGTGCGGCATTGAAGCGACAACGGATATGAATCCGATCTTGATCAAGCCCGTGCGGGATATGCACTCGCAGATTGTGGTGCACGGTGTACCCTTTGCTCAGATGAGTGCTTCGGACTATCGTCAGCATTTCCTGCCGGAAGCGAGGAAGACCGTCATGGATGCGCTGAATCGGCTGCGCGAGACTTATGATATTGTACTGATGGAAGGCGCAGGCAGTCCAGCCGAGATTAACCTGAAGGATCGGGACATCGTCAATATGAATCTGGCTGGCTGGGCGGATTCGCCAGTCATTCTCATCTCGGATATTGATCGCGGAGGCGTGTTTGCTTCGATTGTAGGTACACTTGAGCTGTTGGAGCCGCATGAGGTCCAGCGTGTAAAAGGATTTATCATTAACAAATTCCGTGGTGATCTGTCCCTGCTGCAGCCTGGACTCGACTGGCTTGAAGAGCGGACGGGCATTCCGGTATTGGGCGTACTTCCGTACATAAGAGATATTCAGATTGAAGCTGAGGATTCCGTGGTGCTGGACTCCATGCGTCATGGCAAATCAGGGAACCGGGAGCTGGATCTTGCCGTTATTCGCTATCCGCGTATTTCCAACTTTACGGACTTTGACTCGCTGTCCCGTGAACCTGATGTTAATGTGCGATATGTGACTTCTCCGGAGGAACTGGGACAGCCGGATGCCATTTTGCTCCCGGGTACAAAGGATACGATTGGTGATCTGGAGTTTCTGAGAGAGTCGGGTCTGGAACAGGCCATCGCGAGTCAGACCGAACGTGATCATGTACAGCTTGTGGGCATATGCGGTGGATATCAGATGCTGGGACAGCATTTGAAAGACCCATTTGCAGTGGAAGCGAATCAGATTCAGGAGGCACGGGGTCTGGGATGGTTGCCGCTGTCGACTACTTTTCTGGAACATAAACAGACCGTAAGAGCTTCCGGGCGTGTACAGCAGGGGCACTCCATTCGCCTATACGGAGATCATGATTCAGTTGAATCCGTGCCAGTAAATGGATACGAGATTCATATGGGCGTCACCGAATGCCATGATGCGGAGCAGGTGTCTGCACTGTTTGAGATCGCTCATCCAGGGGGTCAGCCTTTTCAGGAAGGTTGGGGGAGCACGGATGGCAAAGTATGGGGAACGTACTTGCATGGTTTGTTTGAAAGTGATCAGTTCCGCCGTTCCTGGCTCAATGGCCTTCGGCAAGAGAAGGGACTTGCTCCGCTTCAGGAAACCTATAGTGCTCATGAACGCAAGGAGATGGAGTTCGACCGGGTGGCCGAGTCTCTGCGTTCAGCCCTGGACATGAAACGTGTATACGAAATTATGGGTGTCCAGTACCGAAATACCGCTTCAACTGTTAATGAATGA
- a CDS encoding queuosine precursor transporter — MFNLGWGAVFVLVTYGFFLLCYRLFGKKGLYAWIGVATVIANIQVTKTIDIMGIVLTLGNTMYVSMYLTSDLLNEKYGSGEARKAVWFGFFTLIMTTVLMQMVIFFEPAPTDFAQDSMKTLFGLLPRLALGSLTAYFISQFLDVRLFSMLRKVAPGRNQLWIRTNGSSIVSSFVDTLVFCTIAFAFIYPWDVWLEIFLTTYIIKFVLTAVGTPFLYAARNFKFKDEA, encoded by the coding sequence ATGTTTAATTTGGGTTGGGGAGCAGTTTTTGTTCTCGTAACGTATGGTTTTTTCCTATTGTGTTACCGTCTGTTCGGTAAAAAGGGTCTATATGCCTGGATTGGTGTGGCTACGGTTATAGCCAACATTCAGGTGACCAAAACGATAGATATTATGGGGATTGTACTGACGCTTGGCAATACGATGTATGTCAGCATGTACCTGACCAGTGACCTTCTCAATGAGAAGTATGGATCTGGTGAAGCGCGGAAAGCCGTATGGTTCGGATTCTTCACGCTAATCATGACGACAGTACTGATGCAGATGGTCATATTCTTCGAACCGGCACCGACGGACTTTGCCCAAGATTCGATGAAAACCTTGTTCGGACTGCTGCCACGTCTGGCACTCGGAAGTCTGACAGCATATTTCATTAGCCAGTTCCTGGATGTGCGATTGTTCAGTATGCTGCGCAAGGTTGCGCCTGGACGGAATCAGTTGTGGATTCGCACGAACGGCAGTTCGATCGTCAGTTCCTTTGTGGATACGCTGGTATTCTGCACGATTGCATTTGCGTTTATCTATCCATGGGATGTCTGGCTCGAGATCTTCCTGACAACGTACATTATCAAATTCGTGTTGACCGCGGTAGGTACGCCGTTTCTCTATGCAGCGCGCAATTTCAAGTTCAAGGATGAAGCTTAG
- a CDS encoding MBL fold metallo-hydrolase: protein MNNQTTDFTVLHLSIPTPSGDSPIYPVMLRDDDGITLVDTGMIGQFAGLESALNKEGVQLADVKRIILTHQDIDHIGNLGALLDAIPGLEVWAHADEVPYIKGEKPLIKFTPERRAMLPEPVLAQADQLLSQLAEIEISRVLEDGDMLPLQGGIQVIHTPGHTPGHICLYFRDSEFLLAADELRVVDDELVGPAPPATPDMPEALRSLKRLTGLKLNKVLCYHGGEYTNEPSAHIAKLAESAD, encoded by the coding sequence ATGAATAATCAGACAACAGACTTTACCGTGCTGCATCTCAGCATTCCCACGCCTTCAGGAGACAGCCCTATCTACCCGGTCATGCTTCGCGATGATGACGGCATCACCCTGGTGGACACAGGCATGATTGGCCAATTTGCCGGTTTGGAGTCCGCACTGAATAAGGAAGGCGTACAGCTGGCAGATGTTAAACGCATCATTTTGACCCATCAGGACATTGACCATATCGGTAATCTGGGCGCCCTTCTGGATGCGATACCTGGACTCGAAGTCTGGGCACACGCGGATGAGGTTCCTTATATTAAAGGCGAAAAGCCCTTGATCAAGTTCACGCCTGAACGCAGAGCCATGCTTCCCGAACCTGTGCTTGCCCAGGCCGATCAGCTCCTCTCCCAGCTGGCTGAGATCGAGATCAGCAGAGTATTGGAAGATGGGGACATGCTGCCGCTTCAAGGCGGAATTCAGGTCATCCATACACCTGGACATACGCCAGGGCATATCTGCCTGTACTTCCGTGACTCGGAATTCCTGCTGGCTGCCGACGAACTGCGTGTCGTGGATGATGAACTGGTCGGGCCTGCACCGCCTGCAACACCGGACATGCCTGAAGCGCTGCGAAGTTTGAAAAGACTGACCGGCCTGAAACTGAACAAAGTGCTCTGTTACCATGGCGGCGAATACACAAATGAACCAAGCGCGCATATCGCCAAACTAGCAGAAAGCGCAGATTAA
- a CDS encoding PQQ-dependent sugar dehydrogenase → MNNRLNVPLYASLLSMALLTACASDNPSTESKQVSQGQGTGQGQTANGGNDNTSAGEGGAQENAVIPYQASVLATGLNAPWELVSVPDGRMFVTERPGTIRVITNGELQTEPLIAFEAPFNEEGEGGLLGLAADPDFENNGYLYAYHSYLEGGGIANRVLRLKVNGDQAVIDKELLGNIPGGTNHNGGRIKIGPDHMLYITTGERYEPELAQDQNSLGGKILRISLDGSIPADNPWPNSPVYSMGHRNAQGLAWNPDNGYLYATEHGQRNYDEINRIEAGENYGWPEVEGDEDDNGTYRAPLAHSGDDTWAPSGVAFIEEGPWAGSLLAANLRGEQLLHITLSEDGTQVEKVEPIFEDEWGRIRNVTAGEDGKLYILTNNRDGRGTPRDGDDHIIVLTPES, encoded by the coding sequence ATGAATAACCGATTAAATGTTCCGCTATATGCTTCGTTGTTAAGTATGGCTCTGCTGACAGCCTGTGCTTCAGATAACCCTTCCACAGAATCAAAACAAGTCTCGCAAGGACAAGGTACAGGTCAGGGACAGACAGCGAACGGAGGCAATGATAATACAAGTGCCGGGGAGGGAGGAGCACAGGAGAATGCGGTTATTCCGTATCAGGCTTCGGTTCTGGCGACTGGACTGAATGCACCCTGGGAACTGGTGAGTGTGCCGGACGGGCGGATGTTTGTTACAGAGCGACCCGGAACCATTCGTGTCATTACGAATGGAGAGTTGCAAACCGAACCACTTATTGCGTTTGAGGCTCCGTTCAATGAAGAGGGAGAAGGGGGTTTGCTGGGTCTGGCTGCAGATCCGGACTTTGAGAATAACGGTTATCTCTACGCCTACCATTCCTACCTTGAAGGGGGCGGGATTGCGAATCGGGTATTGCGTTTGAAAGTGAATGGAGATCAAGCTGTGATCGACAAGGAACTGCTGGGTAACATCCCTGGCGGAACGAATCATAACGGAGGCCGCATCAAAATTGGCCCGGACCACATGCTCTATATTACAACAGGTGAACGTTATGAACCGGAACTGGCACAGGACCAGAACAGCTTGGGTGGCAAAATATTGCGGATTAGTCTCGATGGATCGATCCCTGCAGATAACCCGTGGCCGAATTCCCCTGTATACAGCATGGGACACCGGAATGCGCAGGGTCTTGCATGGAATCCGGATAATGGCTATCTCTATGCCACCGAACACGGGCAGCGTAACTATGATGAGATTAACCGGATCGAAGCAGGTGAGAACTATGGCTGGCCTGAAGTTGAAGGAGACGAGGATGACAATGGAACCTATCGGGCTCCGCTTGCTCACAGTGGTGACGATACATGGGCACCATCGGGTGTCGCTTTTATAGAGGAAGGACCGTGGGCGGGCTCACTCCTTGCGGCTAACCTGAGAGGTGAGCAGTTGCTGCATATTACCCTGTCAGAGGATGGTACACAAGTGGAGAAGGTGGAACCCATTTTTGAAGATGAGTGGGGACGCATTCGTAATGTGACTGCCGGAGAAGACGGGAAGTTATATATTCTAACGAACAATCGAGACGGACGAGGAACTCCGAGGGATGGGGACGACCACATCATTGTGCTTACTCCGGAGAGTTGA
- a CDS encoding M24 family metallopeptidase: protein MNLSPLSRLEADLSAQGLDAMLITDPKHIYYLTGFASNPHERFLGLVLARGEEPLLIVPALDAEAAAAASSVTHIATHSDTDNPYALFERYQGRLGRMGLEKEYVTVSRYEQLSAALGAVNFEDVGPLLRTLRVKKTPDEVARIRHAIHLIEETLRQGLSHVRTGVTEIELVAEMEYQMKKLGADGPSFDTMVLTGPKTGLPHGTPGERKLQHGDLLMFDMGVYAAGYASDITRTFAFGDISPELKTIYNTVLAANEAAIRAVKPGVACADIDRAARQVTEDAGYGERFMHRVGHGLGIDVHEYPSLHGQNMDVLQEGTVFTIEPGIYTPAGGVRIEDDVLVTDTGVEVLTSYPKELQILTD, encoded by the coding sequence ATGAATCTAAGCCCTTTATCCCGTCTGGAAGCTGATCTGTCTGCACAAGGATTGGATGCCATGCTGATTACAGATCCAAAACATATCTACTATTTAACTGGTTTTGCAAGCAACCCGCATGAACGTTTTCTCGGTCTTGTTCTCGCCCGCGGCGAGGAACCTTTGCTGATTGTGCCTGCCCTGGACGCTGAAGCTGCAGCAGCTGCCTCCTCGGTAACCCATATCGCGACTCATTCCGATACCGATAATCCCTATGCATTGTTCGAACGTTATCAGGGACGTCTGGGCCGGATGGGTCTTGAAAAAGAATACGTCACTGTCTCGCGTTACGAGCAGCTTAGCGCTGCCCTTGGTGCTGTCAACTTCGAAGATGTCGGCCCTCTGCTCCGCACACTGCGCGTTAAGAAGACACCGGATGAAGTAGCTCGCATCCGCCATGCCATTCATCTTATTGAAGAAACCCTTCGCCAGGGGCTGTCTCATGTACGCACAGGCGTAACCGAGATTGAACTGGTAGCTGAAATGGAATACCAGATGAAGAAACTCGGTGCGGATGGTCCTTCCTTCGATACCATGGTGCTTACCGGACCCAAAACAGGCCTGCCGCACGGTACACCGGGTGAACGCAAACTGCAGCATGGCGACTTGTTGATGTTTGATATGGGCGTATACGCAGCAGGGTATGCATCTGATATTACGCGTACATTTGCTTTTGGTGACATTTCTCCGGAACTGAAAACCATCTACAACACCGTGCTTGCCGCTAACGAAGCTGCCATTCGCGCAGTTAAGCCAGGCGTGGCCTGTGCCGATATCGACCGTGCAGCACGTCAGGTGACGGAAGATGCCGGATACGGCGAGCGTTTCATGCACCGTGTGGGGCATGGTCTCGGAATTGATGTGCATGAGTATCCTTCACTGCATGGACAGAACATGGATGTTCTGCAGGAAGGCACGGTATTCACGATTGAACCGGGGATCTATACCCCTGCAGGCGGAGTACGAATTGAGGACGATGTTCTTGTTACAGATACCGGGGTTGAAGTGCTAACTTCCTATCCAAAAGAACTGCAGATCCTGACAGACTAA
- a CDS encoding methyl-accepting chemotaxis protein has product MFRNRTVAGKIRGTLFLVLLVASLLFSISFYAVSMNIMQSYVLPQFDKVLNTSIQDIYKNVSSSKILQVQSGGAGSEGAALTVESYLTEKAKEHNLDASYVVSIQEGKASVVIANAASEMKAGDEISVQSAMNTAAESKEMVISEVYSDSFGVHKAAFIPIAGSNMIMAVSMDAQFIQDKNVQIFWLCLGITALVFVLGWLISTSMIKRVTKPIIQLVQHSKQISQGDLTAELQIKGKDEIAQLAASFQTMTHNLKEMISRALSTSNEVVEGSDDLLRRVESMSGMVKNSSRSAEDAEKGSVTIASSAAENARAMEEITQGIMHIASSSAEVSEQIGEAANEAINGNRLAQDAVQQMERVGQTASESLRYVETMNERSIAIGTIVTSIFEITKQINMLSLNASIEAARAGEHGRGFAVVAGEVRKLAEQSKTATEEIADYLGTIREDAERSVSAMNRVTQEIGSGTHVVQQAGTAFQQLNELIQNVNLTIQTVSASTEEVSAGAEEVSASVEETAQITSRSRESMQQIASTAEHQLSEMDSHSSTVRHLHEQAMELQSAMKKFKIN; this is encoded by the coding sequence ATGTTTCGTAATCGTACGGTTGCCGGTAAAATTAGAGGCACGCTGTTCCTCGTTCTGCTGGTTGCTTCCCTGTTGTTTAGTATCAGTTTCTATGCTGTGTCCATGAATATCATGCAGAGCTACGTGCTTCCGCAGTTCGACAAGGTCCTCAACACGTCCATCCAAGATATATATAAGAACGTATCCTCCTCCAAGATTTTGCAGGTACAAAGTGGCGGAGCAGGTTCTGAAGGTGCCGCTTTGACTGTCGAATCCTATTTGACGGAAAAAGCAAAAGAACATAATCTCGATGCGTCTTACGTTGTATCCATCCAGGAAGGCAAAGCCTCGGTTGTCATCGCTAATGCTGCATCAGAAATGAAAGCCGGAGATGAGATCAGCGTGCAATCCGCGATGAATACGGCTGCAGAGAGCAAAGAAATGGTCATTAGCGAAGTTTATTCCGATTCCTTCGGTGTACATAAAGCAGCCTTTATTCCGATCGCAGGCAGCAACATGATTATGGCGGTAAGTATGGATGCCCAGTTTATTCAGGACAAAAACGTTCAGATCTTCTGGTTATGCCTGGGTATCACAGCACTCGTCTTCGTGCTTGGTTGGCTGATCTCCACCAGCATGATCAAAAGAGTAACCAAACCGATCATTCAGCTCGTACAACACAGCAAACAGATTTCCCAAGGTGACCTGACCGCCGAGCTGCAAATTAAGGGCAAAGATGAAATTGCACAGCTCGCAGCGAGCTTCCAAACCATGACCCACAATTTGAAGGAAATGATCAGTCGTGCACTGTCTACCTCCAATGAAGTGGTTGAAGGCTCCGATGATCTGTTAAGACGGGTCGAGTCCATGTCCGGTATGGTCAAAAACTCCAGCCGCTCTGCGGAAGACGCCGAGAAAGGCAGTGTCACCATTGCTTCAAGCGCTGCCGAAAATGCAAGAGCCATGGAAGAAATTACGCAGGGCATCATGCATATCGCTTCTTCCTCCGCCGAAGTATCCGAACAGATCGGTGAAGCGGCGAATGAAGCCATCAACGGGAACCGTCTGGCCCAGGATGCTGTTCAACAAATGGAACGTGTGGGTCAGACCGCAAGCGAGTCGCTGCGTTACGTTGAGACGATGAATGAACGTTCCATAGCGATCGGCACCATTGTTACATCCATTTTTGAAATTACGAAACAGATCAACATGCTATCCCTTAATGCTTCCATTGAAGCAGCACGCGCTGGAGAGCACGGCCGGGGATTCGCTGTCGTAGCAGGCGAAGTCCGCAAGCTAGCGGAACAGTCCAAAACAGCTACGGAGGAAATCGCCGATTATCTCGGAACCATTCGCGAGGACGCCGAACGTTCGGTGAGCGCCATGAACCGGGTAACCCAGGAAATTGGTTCAGGAACCCATGTGGTTCAGCAAGCGGGGACGGCCTTCCAGCAGCTTAACGAATTGATTCAGAACGTCAACCTGACCATCCAGACGGTGTCTGCTTCCACAGAAGAAGTCTCAGCAGGCGCAGAGGAAGTCAGTGCATCCGTTGAAGAGACGGCACAGATTACTTCCAGATCGCGCGAGAGCATGCAGCAGATTGCTTCGACCGCCGAGCATCAGCTGAGTGAGATGGATTCCCACTCGAGTACGGTTCGTCATCTGCATGAACAAGCAATGGAACTGCAGTCTGCGATGAAAAAGTTTAAAATCAACTAA
- a CDS encoding IS30 family transposase, producing the protein MSYSHLSIIERSKLEILHRQGKSSRAIAKELGRHSSTICRELDRANSSYPYQAEHAQNAYEKRRQSSVSSGKWSSTLAASLEEKLKATWSPEQINQRFRTEGLPAVSFKTIYRWIYAGRLVQGTLQVLRHKGKRQKPAETRGKFAIGRSISDRPQEVRSRETFGHWELDTVVSSRGKSKGCIATLIERKTRLYTAILMPDRTALSMEIALGVAISQYPTGTFLTATADRGKEFACYANLETSHDLHVYFADPYSSWQRGSNENANGLLREFFPKGTDLAQVEDEDLASSLDLINHRPRKCLGWRTAHESFTEELSHLV; encoded by the coding sequence ATGAGTTATTCACATCTTAGCATAATCGAACGCAGCAAGCTAGAAATCCTCCACAGACAAGGCAAAAGCTCAAGAGCTATTGCAAAAGAACTGGGGAGACATTCGTCCACGATTTGCCGCGAACTAGATCGTGCTAATTCATCGTATCCCTATCAGGCAGAACACGCTCAGAACGCTTATGAGAAGCGTCGTCAATCCTCTGTTTCTTCAGGTAAATGGTCAAGCACCTTAGCTGCTTCACTGGAGGAAAAACTGAAGGCAACGTGGTCTCCGGAACAGATCAATCAACGCTTCCGTACCGAAGGCTTGCCAGCAGTATCCTTCAAAACGATCTATCGCTGGATCTACGCAGGTCGACTGGTTCAAGGCACGTTACAGGTTCTTCGGCACAAAGGAAAGCGTCAGAAACCCGCAGAAACTCGCGGTAAATTTGCCATTGGCAGATCAATTTCGGATCGTCCCCAAGAGGTTCGTTCTCGTGAAACGTTTGGGCACTGGGAACTGGATACCGTCGTATCTAGTCGTGGGAAAAGTAAAGGATGCATAGCCACGCTCATTGAACGCAAAACCCGTCTATATACCGCCATTCTCATGCCTGATCGCACTGCTCTGTCTATGGAAATTGCGCTTGGTGTAGCCATCTCACAGTATCCCACAGGCACTTTCCTCACAGCCACGGCTGACCGGGGAAAGGAGTTTGCATGCTATGCCAATCTGGAAACAAGCCATGACCTGCACGTTTATTTTGCTGATCCATATTCGTCTTGGCAACGCGGTTCCAATGAGAATGCGAATGGATTGCTTCGAGAGTTTTTCCCGAAAGGCACCGATCTCGCTCAAGTCGAGGATGAAGATCTTGCCAGTTCACTAGATCTAATAAACCACAGACCACGAAAATGCTTGGGTTGGAGAACCGCTCACGAATCTTTCACAGAGGAACTGTCGCACTTGGTTTGA
- a CDS encoding L-cystine transporter: MDTFLVILNVVVMLVLLGVLYWMQKKHISFTKRVFAGLGIGVVYGVILQLIYSSNSDIVTKSVDWFNLVGSGYVRLLQMVVIPLIMVSIISAIMNLKGKQNLGKMSFSIIAILLITTAIAASVSIVTSLSFNLTSIEIEGGDRELAQVQKVEERLVDVQDQTIPQQVLEFIPSNPFADMTGERRTSTLAVVIFSAFIGVAVLGLDRKKPQQAETFRGMVNAVYAVVMRIVTLVLRLTPYGILALITKVTATTNPEEILKLIKFVIASYVALFVMFIIHLIIIALFGFNPITYVKKVLPTLVFAFTSRSSAATIPLNVETQTKKLGVSDGIANLSASFGATIGQNGCAGIYPAMLAVMIAPTVGIDPMSWDFIITLILVVMISSFGVAGVGGGATFASLIVLSTMNLPVALVGLLISVEPLIDMGRTALNVNDSMTAGLVSSKILKENDQDTFNDQSRDLDSAVQV; the protein is encoded by the coding sequence ATGGATACTTTTCTTGTCATTCTGAACGTAGTGGTTATGCTCGTTCTTTTAGGCGTCCTGTATTGGATGCAAAAGAAACATATTTCCTTTACGAAGCGTGTATTCGCGGGTCTGGGAATCGGGGTTGTGTACGGCGTCATTCTTCAACTGATTTACTCGTCTAATTCTGACATTGTTACCAAGTCTGTGGACTGGTTTAATCTTGTCGGTTCAGGATATGTTCGATTGTTACAGATGGTCGTGATTCCACTCATCATGGTTTCCATTATTTCGGCCATCATGAATTTGAAAGGCAAGCAAAACCTCGGCAAGATGAGCTTTTCCATCATTGCGATTTTGCTAATTACGACGGCCATTGCAGCAAGTGTCAGTATCGTAACAAGTCTGAGCTTCAACCTGACTTCCATTGAGATCGAAGGTGGGGACAGAGAGCTCGCACAGGTACAGAAAGTCGAGGAACGTCTCGTTGATGTACAGGATCAGACGATTCCACAGCAGGTACTGGAATTCATTCCTTCGAACCCATTTGCAGACATGACCGGTGAACGCCGCACGTCCACCCTTGCCGTCGTTATCTTCTCGGCATTTATCGGTGTAGCAGTCCTTGGACTGGATCGCAAAAAGCCACAGCAGGCGGAAACATTCCGAGGCATGGTGAATGCAGTATATGCTGTAGTCATGCGGATTGTAACTTTGGTGCTCAGGCTGACGCCTTACGGTATTCTGGCGCTCATTACAAAAGTAACGGCGACAACGAATCCGGAAGAGATCCTGAAGCTGATCAAGTTCGTCATTGCTTCCTACGTTGCCTTGTTCGTGATGTTTATCATTCATCTGATTATTATCGCACTGTTTGGTTTCAACCCGATTACGTATGTGAAAAAGGTTCTGCCAACACTGGTATTTGCCTTCACTTCCCGTTCAAGTGCGGCTACAATCCCGCTTAACGTGGAGACACAGACGAAGAAACTTGGCGTATCGGATGGTATTGCGAACCTGTCGGCAAGCTTCGGGGCTACCATTGGTCAAAACGGCTGTGCCGGAATCTATCCGGCAATGCTGGCGGTGATGATTGCTCCTACGGTCGGAATCGATCCGATGAGCTGGGACTTCATCATTACCCTGATCCTGGTGGTCATGATCAGTTCATTCGGTGTAGCTGGTGTAGGCGGCGGAGCAACCTTCGCTTCCCTGATCGTATTGTCCACGATGAATCTGCCGGTTGCATTGGTAGGCCTGCTGATCTCGGTTGAGCCGCTGATCGACATGGGTCGTACGGCTCTGAACGTGAACGATTCGATGACCGCAGGTCTCGTATCCAGTAAAATTCTGAAAGAGAATGACCAGGATACATTCAATGACCAAAGCCGTGATCTGGATTCCGCCGTTCAGGTGTAA
- a CDS encoding SDR family oxidoreductase yields the protein MSMKTAIVTGANSGMGLATTIQLARQGYRVIMACRSEKRGQQALQEALGESGSTAIELILCDLGSIESIRHFAQSFRERYNTLDVLVNNAGVVMLKRQETSDGFEQSIGINHLGHFLLTLLLIQPLKAAEQGRIVNVSSGAYKAGKIHFDDPHLHQGYNPIKSYAQSKLANVLFTRALSRKMANSRVTVNCLHPGAVGTSIGVDRNTGFGTRIMAFVGKLPFFLSPEDGAQTAIYLATSPEVAGITGRYFYQKKEQKLKAHAMDDAVTERFWTWSEQQVGLKPDEKLE from the coding sequence ATGTCTATGAAAACAGCGATCGTAACAGGAGCCAATTCCGGCATGGGTCTCGCAACCACCATTCAACTTGCAAGGCAGGGATACAGGGTGATTATGGCCTGCCGCAGCGAGAAGCGCGGACAGCAGGCTCTGCAAGAGGCCTTAGGTGAGTCGGGCTCTACTGCGATTGAACTGATCCTGTGCGATCTGGGCTCTATCGAGAGTATCCGCCATTTTGCCCAATCCTTTCGTGAACGCTACAACACGCTTGACGTTCTAGTGAATAATGCCGGCGTGGTTATGCTGAAGAGACAGGAGACCTCGGATGGGTTTGAGCAGAGCATTGGCATTAACCATCTGGGACACTTCCTGCTTACATTGCTCTTGATCCAGCCTCTGAAGGCTGCGGAGCAGGGGCGAATCGTGAATGTTTCATCCGGTGCGTACAAAGCAGGCAAGATCCATTTCGACGATCCACATCTGCACCAGGGATATAACCCGATCAAAAGCTATGCCCAGTCCAAGCTGGCTAACGTACTGTTCACCCGTGCTCTGTCCCGTAAAATGGCGAATAGCCGGGTCACGGTGAACTGTCTGCATCCGGGTGCGGTCGGAACAAGCATCGGTGTGGATCGCAATACCGGTTTTGGCACACGTATCATGGCTTTTGTCGGCAAGCTTCCCTTTTTCCTGTCTCCCGAGGACGGGGCACAAACGGCGATTTATTTGGCCACCAGCCCGGAAGTAGCAGGAATTACAGGACGATACTTTTACCAAAAGAAAGAACAGAAGCTAAAGGCACATGCCATGGATGATGCTGTGACTGAACGTTTCTGGACATGGAGCGAACAGCAAGTCGGGCTGAAGCCTGATGAGAAATTGGAGTGA